In a genomic window of Mucilaginibacter sp. KACC 22063:
- a CDS encoding VOC family protein, with protein MSTINIPENYQAVMPYLILKNADHFIDFTRIVFGATEQLKTMRDENTIMHAEVNINGSTIMFADATDTYSQQTAGMFVYIENCDDTYQKAIDNGAESISPPADQSYGRSAGIKDPFGNTWWITSQI; from the coding sequence ATGTCGACTATAAACATCCCCGAAAATTATCAGGCAGTAATGCCTTACCTGATCTTAAAAAATGCTGATCATTTTATTGATTTTACCCGTATAGTGTTTGGCGCAACTGAGCAGTTGAAAACCATGCGTGATGAAAATACGATTATGCATGCCGAAGTAAATATCAACGGCAGCACTATTATGTTTGCTGATGCCACTGATACTTATTCTCAGCAAACGGCAGGCATGTTTGTTTATATAGAAAACTGTGACGACACTTACCAGAAGGCAATAGATAATGGCGCCGAAAGCATTTCTCCACCAGCCGATCAGTCTTATGGAAGAAGCGCGGGCATAAAAGATCCGTTTGGCAATACGTGGTGGATAACGAGCCAAATATAA
- a CDS encoding helix-turn-helix domain-containing protein, with product MRYFTIQPPEELKPYVRFYWVLEHDSGIDEPSYVYRSVADGCAEMVFHYRATFNELTNTKAENAGTSSIQFQTTQYRRFITTESFSIFGAYIYPFAIPYLFNIPSSHTSNLTFDFDTFLGKAGVELEEQIMLAADNFKRAEILSSFFISRLRQNVLKDQRITTAIHDVIHQQCYRTVSQLADIYNLSTRQFDRKFKEYAGFSPKTYMRLVRFHDALNQYKGDKTLTQIALQCGYYDQSHFIHDVKEFTGYHPSFYFSGNAEGTEYRNL from the coding sequence ATGCGCTACTTTACCATCCAGCCACCGGAGGAACTTAAACCCTATGTAAGATTTTACTGGGTGCTGGAACATGATTCAGGAATTGATGAACCGTCGTATGTTTATCGATCAGTCGCTGATGGCTGTGCCGAAATGGTGTTCCATTACCGGGCGACATTTAATGAACTAACGAATACAAAGGCAGAAAACGCAGGTACTTCAAGCATACAGTTTCAAACAACTCAATACCGGCGTTTTATAACTACCGAAAGCTTTAGCATTTTCGGGGCATATATTTACCCATTTGCTATACCATATCTTTTCAATATCCCAAGTAGCCATACCAGTAACCTGACTTTTGATTTTGATACTTTTTTAGGCAAAGCAGGTGTCGAACTGGAGGAGCAGATTATGCTTGCTGCCGATAATTTTAAAAGAGCAGAAATCTTATCATCATTCTTCATTAGCCGTTTAAGGCAAAACGTGTTAAAGGATCAGCGTATTACCACTGCTATACATGATGTGATACATCAGCAATGCTACCGAACTGTTTCACAACTGGCAGATATATATAATCTTTCGACACGCCAGTTTGATCGTAAGTTTAAAGAATACGCGGGCTTCTCTCCCAAAACATATATGCGCCTTGTACGCTTTCACGATGCACTGAATCAATACAAGGGTGATAAAACGCTTACCCAAATTGCACTTCAGTGCGGATATTATGATCAATCACACTTTATACATGATGTAAAAGAATTTACAGGCTATCATCCCAGCTTTTATTTTTCGGGTAATGCTGAAGGGACAGAATACCGTAACTTATAA
- a CDS encoding TIGR00730 family Rossman fold protein, translating to MTSDEKIRRAFTNKDWHEIKVTDSWQIFKIMAEFVDGFEKLAKIGPCVSIFGSARTKNENKYYQLAEDTARLLTENGYGVISGGGPGIMEAANKGAYEAGGKSVGLNIELPFEQFHNKYIDRDKLLEFDYFFIRKVMFMKYSQGFIILPGGFGTMDESFEAITLIQTGKIARFPIVFVGVDYWKGLFNWVEEKMLEAEHNISPDDLNLYRVVDTAEEAVEHILRFYQKYMLKPNF from the coding sequence ATGACAAGTGATGAAAAAATAAGAAGAGCTTTTACTAATAAAGACTGGCACGAGATTAAGGTAACCGACTCATGGCAGATCTTTAAAATAATGGCTGAGTTTGTTGACGGGTTTGAAAAACTGGCTAAAATTGGCCCGTGTGTATCCATATTTGGATCGGCTCGTACTAAAAACGAAAACAAATACTACCAACTGGCAGAAGATACGGCACGGTTGCTTACTGAAAACGGATATGGTGTAATCTCGGGCGGTGGCCCTGGTATTATGGAAGCTGCCAACAAAGGCGCTTATGAAGCCGGCGGTAAATCGGTAGGTTTAAACATCGAATTACCATTTGAGCAGTTCCACAATAAATATATCGACCGGGATAAATTACTGGAGTTTGATTATTTCTTTATTCGTAAAGTAATGTTCATGAAATATTCGCAGGGCTTTATTATTCTTCCCGGCGGTTTCGGAACCATGGACGAATCTTTTGAGGCGATCACCTTAATACAGACTGGTAAAATTGCCCGCTTCCCTATTGTGTTTGTTGGTGTTGATTACTGGAAAGGCTTGTTTAACTGGGTAGAAGAAAAAATGCTGGAAGCAGAACACAACATCAGCCCGGATGACCTTAACCTTTACCGTGTAGTTGATACAGCAGAGGAAGCAGTTGAACATATCCTGCGTTTCTACCAGAAATATATGCTGAAACCTAACTTTTAA
- a CDS encoding sodium:solute symporter yields MSPGVLLLFVIGYFLVLIIISFVTTRKASDNDTFFVANRNSKWYLVAFGMIGTALSGVTFISVPGKVGAPTGDQFAYFQFVLGNAAGFIVVCLVLLPLYYRLKLTSIYGYIESALGKWSYKTAAGIFLISRTIGSAFRLYLVVIILQKFIFDSYHIPFAFTVLICLLLIWSYTFKGGLKTIIITDSLQTLFLVTSVFLSIYFICRSLDLNTITTFETVKNSSYSKIFFWNDLLGNKLHFLKQFLGGMFITIAMVGLDQDLMQKNLSLKNIREAQKNMFSFTGVFVVINIFFLSVGALLYIYAAHNGVKVEKTDYLYPTIALNYLGVVPAVVFMLGLTAATFATTDSALTALTTSFCVDFLNFNKREDINSKKMVALRHYVHIAFSGLMFLTIILFNAINNDAVVSAIFKIASYTYGPLLGLYGFGLLVKSRMVNDKLVPFICLISPAICYFLSTESKRLLGGYVFDNELIIINGLITFAGLLLTSKPKEAIAAL; encoded by the coding sequence ATGTCTCCAGGCGTACTATTATTATTTGTTATCGGCTATTTTCTGGTTTTGATCATCATTTCATTTGTGACTACCAGGAAAGCATCAGACAATGACACCTTTTTTGTAGCTAACCGAAATTCTAAATGGTATTTGGTTGCTTTCGGAATGATCGGTACTGCACTTAGCGGCGTAACCTTTATATCCGTTCCGGGTAAAGTAGGCGCCCCCACAGGCGACCAGTTTGCTTATTTTCAGTTTGTACTGGGCAACGCCGCCGGTTTTATAGTGGTATGCCTTGTACTGTTACCGTTATATTACCGTTTAAAGCTCACCTCAATTTACGGCTACATCGAAAGCGCATTGGGTAAATGGAGTTACAAAACCGCTGCCGGAATATTTCTGATCAGCCGTACCATTGGCTCGGCGTTCAGACTATACCTGGTGGTTATTATACTCCAAAAATTCATATTTGATAGTTATCACATTCCTTTTGCCTTTACAGTATTGATATGCTTGCTATTGATATGGAGCTATACATTTAAAGGTGGGCTGAAAACCATTATCATTACTGACAGCCTGCAAACGCTGTTCCTGGTAACTTCGGTTTTTTTATCAATCTACTTTATTTGCCGCAGCTTAGATTTAAACACCATAACTACCTTTGAAACAGTTAAAAACAGCAGCTATTCTAAAATATTTTTCTGGAATGACCTACTCGGTAACAAACTGCATTTTCTGAAGCAGTTTTTGGGCGGAATGTTTATTACCATAGCTATGGTAGGGCTTGATCAGGACCTGATGCAAAAGAATCTGAGCCTTAAAAATATTCGCGAGGCGCAGAAGAACATGTTCAGTTTTACAGGGGTATTTGTGGTTATTAATATTTTCTTTTTAAGCGTTGGTGCACTGCTTTACATTTACGCAGCACACAATGGTGTTAAAGTAGAAAAAACCGATTATCTGTACCCTACTATTGCACTCAACTATTTAGGAGTTGTGCCGGCTGTCGTATTTATGCTTGGCTTAACAGCTGCAACATTTGCTACTACCGACTCTGCACTTACAGCACTCACCACATCTTTTTGTGTCGACTTTTTAAACTTTAATAAGCGCGAAGATATTAACTCAAAAAAAATGGTGGCATTAAGGCACTATGTACACATTGCCTTTTCAGGATTAATGTTTTTGACCATCATACTGTTCAATGCCATAAATAACGATGCTGTGGTAAGCGCTATTTTCAAGATTGCATCGTACACCTACGGGCCGTTGCTGGGCTTGTATGGATTTGGCCTGCTGGTAAAAAGCCGAATGGTGAACGACAAACTTGTACCGTTCATTTGCCTCATTTCACCAGCTATCTGCTATTTTTTAAGTACCGAATCGAAACGCCTGCTGGGTGGGTATGTTTTTGATAATGAGCTGATCATTATTAACGGATTGATTACATTTGCCGGCTTGCTGCTAACCTCAAAACCAAAAGAAGCGATTGCAGCGCTGTAA
- the recR gene encoding recombination mediator RecR: MNFSSKLLENAVAEFAKLPGVGQKTALRLVLHLLNQDKEDVQQFSSAISKLRNEIVFCRVCNNISDHHVCEICTSNRRDRSTICIVEDTRDVMAIENTNQFNGLYHVLGGLISPMDGVGPTDLNIDNLVTRVDAGDVKEVIFALSATMEGDTTIFYLNKKLKDFKINISTIARGIAFGGELEYVDEITLGRSIATRVPYENSLSR, from the coding sequence ATGAATTTTTCCTCTAAGTTGCTTGAAAATGCTGTTGCTGAGTTTGCGAAATTGCCGGGAGTGGGTCAGAAAACAGCTTTACGACTGGTGCTTCACCTGCTTAACCAGGATAAAGAGGATGTTCAGCAATTTAGCAGCGCAATAAGCAAATTGCGTAATGAGATTGTTTTTTGCCGGGTATGCAATAATATTTCTGATCATCATGTTTGCGAGATCTGTACTTCTAACCGAAGAGACCGTAGTACAATATGTATTGTAGAGGATACACGTGATGTGATGGCTATTGAAAATACGAATCAGTTTAACGGATTATATCATGTACTTGGTGGATTAATTTCACCGATGGATGGTGTTGGCCCAACTGACCTGAATATCGATAATTTGGTAACCAGAGTGGATGCCGGGGACGTTAAAGAGGTTATTTTTGCACTTAGTGCTACCATGGAAGGCGACACTACCATATTTTATCTTAATAAGAAATTAAAAGATTTTAAAATTAACATCTCTACCATTGCCCGTGGCATAGCATTTGGGGGAGAGTTAGAGTATGTGGACGAAATTACGCTGGGGCGGTCTATCGCTACACGCGTTCCGTACGAAAACTCACTCTCAAGGTAG
- a CDS encoding glycosyltransferase family 2 protein — MKLSVVIVSSNQCKLLCRSLAALTDASEKIQTEIILVDNGSTDKTVETVMKQFPKVRITSVGEQGYAKASNHGISLANGEYILLLNTDVLAKKVTLAKAVEFMDAHAHVGGVSVRMLDEQGNYLPESKKIIPNSWLLLFKLTGLLKEFPKSRLTEYYKGIKSDEFETTETDFLNGAFMLIRRKALNATGLLDERFGNYGSNIDLSYRIRLAGFKNYYFPKTYVINLNDNKLPRFSSGHLKNFYGAMVIFAAKYIFSLPALYVKPVQELYPAYEFKG; from the coding sequence ATGAAGTTATCTGTAGTTATCGTAAGCTCTAATCAATGTAAATTGTTATGCCGTTCTCTTGCGGCTTTAACTGATGCATCTGAAAAAATTCAAACGGAAATTATATTAGTGGATAATGGATCAACAGATAAAACTGTTGAAACTGTTATGAAGCAATTTCCGAAGGTACGTATAACTTCAGTTGGTGAACAGGGGTATGCAAAAGCTTCAAATCACGGAATAAGCCTTGCTAACGGTGAATACATTTTATTGCTGAATACAGATGTACTTGCCAAAAAAGTAACCTTGGCCAAGGCAGTAGAGTTTATGGATGCCCACGCTCATGTAGGTGGTGTAAGTGTACGTATGCTTGATGAACAGGGTAATTACCTGCCAGAGTCAAAAAAAATCATACCCAATTCATGGCTATTACTTTTCAAACTAACAGGTTTGCTTAAAGAGTTTCCAAAATCGCGTCTGACGGAATATTATAAAGGCATTAAAAGCGATGAGTTTGAAACCACAGAAACTGATTTTTTAAACGGCGCGTTCATGCTGATCAGGCGTAAGGCTTTAAACGCCACAGGCTTGCTCGACGAACGTTTTGGCAATTACGGTTCTAATATTGATCTGTCATACCGTATCCGTTTAGCGGGTTTCAAAAACTATTACTTTCCAAAAACATACGTTATCAATTTAAATGATAACAAATTACCACGTTTTAGTTCAGGTCACCTGAAGAATTTTTATGGCGCGATGGTTATATTCGCAGCAAAATATATCTTTAGTTTACCTGCCCTTTATGTTAAACCGGTGCAGGAACTGTACCCGGCTTATGAATTTAAAGGATAA
- a CDS encoding SDR family oxidoreductase — MNLKDKIVVITGASSGIGKALANEFASRGANLVLAARQYVNLCEISQSIENQYKIRAVAVQCDVSVETDCEHLIKQAITTFGRIDVLVNNAGISMRALFKDADLQVIKTLMDVNFWGTVYCTKYAMPALLQSKGTVVGVSSIAGYKGLPGRTGYSASKFAMNGFLDALRVENLHTGVNVLTACPGFTASNIRNTALNKEGKQQGESSLDEQKMMTSEEVARIIADGVANRARTLIMTGQGKLTVTLSKFFPAWLDKLVYNVFTKEKDPLLSK; from the coding sequence ATGAATTTAAAGGATAAAATTGTAGTAATTACAGGCGCCTCATCAGGCATAGGTAAGGCCTTGGCAAATGAGTTTGCCAGCAGGGGCGCTAACCTAGTTTTAGCTGCAAGGCAATACGTAAATCTTTGCGAGATTTCTCAGTCGATTGAAAATCAATATAAAATACGTGCAGTTGCTGTGCAATGTGATGTTTCTGTTGAAACAGACTGTGAGCACCTGATAAAACAAGCCATTACTACTTTTGGCAGGATAGACGTATTAGTAAACAATGCAGGTATTTCTATGCGTGCCTTGTTTAAAGATGCCGATCTGCAGGTTATAAAAACCCTGATGGACGTTAATTTTTGGGGAACTGTATATTGCACCAAATACGCTATGCCTGCTTTGTTGCAAAGTAAAGGTACGGTGGTGGGCGTATCATCAATAGCCGGATACAAAGGGCTACCCGGCCGTACGGGTTATTCAGCATCTAAGTTTGCCATGAATGGTTTTTTAGATGCTTTAAGGGTTGAAAATCTGCATACAGGTGTAAATGTATTAACTGCGTGCCCGGGCTTTACTGCATCAAACATCCGCAATACAGCTTTAAATAAAGAAGGAAAGCAACAGGGAGAGAGCAGTCTGGATGAACAAAAGATGATGACCTCTGAAGAAGTAGCCAGGATTATTGCTGATGGCGTAGCCAACCGTGCAAGAACCTTAATTATGACAGGGCAGGGCAAGCTGACCGTAACACTAAGCAAATTCTTCCCGGCTTGGTTAGACAAGCTGGTTTATAATGTATTTACTAAAGAAAAAGATCCGCTGTTAAGTAAGTAA
- a CDS encoding ion channel, which produces MTSKQKPVNPEDDLGFGYQAVRQRIINRDGTINVKRRGVSFLNNSNVYHRMITMSWLNFWLVIFIWYTLVNILFAFIYIAIGSQYLLGTDGNDGLHHFLGAFFFSAQTLSTVGYGHISPTGIATNFVAAIESMCGLLGFAVATGLLYGRFSRPSAKIAYSDKILIAPYALNKGRGLMFRMANLRPNLLAEMSVEVIFSYNEIVNGKPVRRFYPLDLERSKVSIMTLSWTIVHPINEDSPMYNWTLDDFKTKNGGFAVLVKAFDDTFAQTVHSRTSYEYSEIVWGASFTPTFHTDENGQVNLDLDKISSYKLVEQF; this is translated from the coding sequence ATGACTTCTAAGCAAAAACCTGTAAATCCGGAAGATGACCTTGGTTTTGGCTACCAGGCCGTACGCCAACGCATTATTAACCGCGATGGTACCATCAATGTTAAGCGGCGTGGCGTATCCTTTTTAAACAACAGCAACGTTTATCACCGTATGATTACCATGAGCTGGCTGAATTTCTGGTTAGTGATATTCATATGGTATACCCTTGTAAACATATTATTTGCATTCATTTATATTGCTATCGGCAGCCAGTATCTGTTAGGAACCGATGGCAATGATGGCCTTCATCATTTCTTAGGCGCTTTTTTCTTTTCCGCGCAAACGCTATCTACTGTAGGTTATGGGCATATCAGCCCAACCGGGATTGCCACAAATTTTGTTGCCGCCATAGAATCCATGTGCGGGCTGCTTGGCTTTGCGGTAGCTACAGGTTTGTTATATGGCCGCTTTTCGAGGCCATCGGCTAAAATTGCTTACAGCGACAAAATACTGATTGCCCCTTATGCCTTAAATAAAGGAAGAGGGCTAATGTTCAGAATGGCTAACCTGCGTCCCAACCTGCTTGCTGAAATGAGTGTAGAAGTAATTTTTTCCTATAATGAAATAGTTAATGGCAAACCGGTACGCCGCTTTTATCCGCTTGACTTAGAACGAAGTAAAGTTAGCATCATGACACTGAGCTGGACCATTGTTCACCCCATAAACGAAGACAGCCCGATGTATAACTGGACACTGGACGATTTTAAAACCAAGAACGGGGGATTTGCTGTTCTGGTTAAAGCCTTTGATGATACCTTCGCTCAAACTGTTCATTCGCGCACCTCGTATGAGTATAGCGAAATTGTTTGGGGAGCAAGCTTTACTCCTACATTTCATACTGACGAAAACGGCCAAGTAAATTTAGACCTTGATAAGATTAGCAGCTATAAACTGGTTGAGCAATTTTGA
- the trpD gene encoding anthranilate phosphoribosyltransferase gives MKAILNHLFEHKTFTRQQSKEILINISQGKYNNSQMAAFMTAYCMRSITVDELEGFRDAMLDLCLPVEIEADDLIDLCGTGGDGKDTFNISTLASFVVAGAGYHVAKHGNYGVSSGCGSSNVMEYLGYKFTNDVDELKRNMERSGICFLHAPLFHPAMKTVAPIRRELAVKTFFNMLGPMVNPAKPKNQLVGVYNLELARLYAYLYQKSSTNYTILNALDGYDEVSLTCDFKTFSAQGEQINTLENLGFEKISPSDIAGGQSIGESAEIFVNVLTGRGTDAQQNVVLCNAALAIRTIKPETTFADCYYEAEESLLSQQALKSFKSLINAN, from the coding sequence ATGAAAGCGATACTGAACCATTTATTTGAACACAAGACTTTTACGCGTCAGCAGAGTAAAGAAATACTTATTAATATCTCTCAAGGGAAATATAACAATTCGCAAATGGCCGCTTTTATGACCGCCTATTGTATGCGCAGCATTACTGTGGACGAACTGGAAGGTTTCAGGGATGCCATGTTAGACCTTTGTCTGCCCGTCGAAATTGAAGCTGATGACTTGATTGACCTTTGCGGCACCGGTGGAGATGGTAAAGACACCTTTAATATTTCTACACTGGCTTCGTTTGTAGTTGCCGGAGCTGGTTACCATGTAGCTAAACATGGTAATTACGGGGTTTCATCAGGCTGCGGGTCTTCTAACGTAATGGAATACCTGGGTTACAAGTTTACTAATGATGTTGATGAGCTAAAGCGCAATATGGAAAGATCAGGCATTTGCTTTTTACATGCGCCTTTGTTTCACCCGGCTATGAAAACCGTAGCACCCATCCGCCGAGAACTGGCAGTAAAAACCTTTTTCAATATGCTTGGCCCAATGGTAAACCCGGCTAAACCTAAAAATCAATTAGTAGGAGTCTACAATTTAGAACTGGCAAGGTTGTATGCTTATCTGTATCAAAAATCGTCAACTAATTATACGATACTTAATGCGCTGGACGGCTATGACGAAGTTTCACTGACCTGTGATTTTAAAACATTTTCTGCACAGGGCGAGCAGATTAATACGCTTGAAAATTTAGGCTTTGAAAAAATTAGTCCTTCTGACATTGCCGGTGGGCAAAGTATCGGAGAATCTGCAGAGATATTTGTTAACGTACTTACAGGCAGGGGAACAGATGCCCAGCAAAATGTGGTGTTGTGTAATGCTGCTTTAGCTATCCGCACCATAAAACCGGAGACTACTTTTGCTGATTGTTATTATGAGGCAGAAGAATCTTTATTGAGCCAGCAAGCACTTAAAAGTTTTAAATCATTAATCAACGCTAATTAA
- a CDS encoding phosphoribosylanthranilate isomerase, producing MKIKVCGLKDPVNIQAVARLKPDYMGFICYGPSPRFIAELPAEFVKDLSIESHKTAVFVNESLENINLMIDQYGFQAVQLHGNESPEVCETLKQKVTLFKAFGLDSEFDFSICQPYEGHVDYFIFDTKTDKHGGSGKTFDWSVLDRYDLNVPFLLSGGIGPDNIDQVIKITHPMFYGVDLNSRFETEPGVKDIEKLKTAFQQLRQTATNEI from the coding sequence ATGAAGATCAAAGTTTGCGGACTGAAAGACCCTGTAAACATACAGGCTGTAGCTCGGTTAAAACCAGACTATATGGGCTTTATATGCTACGGGCCATCTCCAAGGTTTATTGCAGAGCTGCCTGCCGAATTTGTGAAAGACTTATCGATAGAAAGCCATAAAACCGCAGTTTTCGTAAATGAATCATTAGAAAACATCAATTTAATGATTGATCAGTATGGCTTTCAGGCCGTGCAGCTGCATGGTAATGAAAGCCCGGAGGTGTGCGAAACCCTTAAACAAAAAGTGACATTGTTTAAAGCTTTCGGATTAGATAGCGAATTTGATTTTAGTATCTGCCAACCTTATGAAGGGCATGTAGATTACTTTATATTCGATACCAAAACAGATAAGCATGGTGGCTCAGGAAAAACGTTCGACTGGTCAGTGCTTGACAGGTACGACTTAAACGTGCCCTTTTTATTAAGTGGTGGCATTGGTCCGGATAATATAGATCAGGTGATAAAAATAACACATCCAATGTTTTACGGCGTTGACTTAAACAGTCGCTTTGAAACAGAACCGGGTGTGAAAGATATAGAGAAACTAAAAACAGCATTTCAACAATTAAGACAAACTGCTACAAATGAAATATAG
- the trpB gene encoding tryptophan synthase subunit beta: MKYSVNEQGYYGDFGGAYIPEMLYPNIEELRQRYISITESESFRTEFDALLKDYVGRPSPLYLAKRLSAKYGTNIYLKREDLNHTGSHKINNAIGQILLAERLGKKRIIAETGAGQHGVATATVCALKGIECVVYMGEVDMERQAPNVARMKMLGAKVVPATSGSKTLKDATNEAMRDWINNPVDTHYIIGSVVGPYPYPEMVARFQSIISLETKKQLLEQTGKELPDYAIACVGGGSNAMGMFYHFLDDEDVKLIAVEAAGRGVESGHSAATTALGREGVLHGSRTILMQTDDGQVVEPYSISAGLDYPGIGPQHAHLHKIQRAKYVSITDDEAMNAGLLLSQLEGIIPAIESAHAFAYLDKMKFNQDDIVVICLSGRGDKDLTTYINHFGF; the protein is encoded by the coding sequence ATGAAATATAGTGTAAATGAACAAGGATATTATGGTGATTTCGGTGGCGCTTATATTCCCGAAATGCTTTATCCTAATATTGAAGAACTAAGACAACGATATATCAGCATTACTGAAAGTGAAAGTTTCAGGACAGAATTTGATGCATTGCTGAAAGATTATGTAGGCAGGCCGTCGCCATTATATCTTGCTAAACGGTTATCAGCAAAATACGGTACAAATATTTACCTGAAACGCGAAGATCTGAACCATACGGGCTCACATAAGATCAATAACGCCATTGGTCAGATACTACTTGCCGAACGTTTAGGTAAAAAACGCATTATAGCGGAAACTGGTGCCGGTCAGCATGGTGTTGCCACAGCAACTGTTTGTGCTTTAAAGGGTATTGAATGCGTAGTTTACATGGGCGAAGTGGATATGGAACGTCAGGCACCAAATGTTGCCCGCATGAAGATGCTGGGCGCGAAAGTGGTTCCGGCGACATCTGGCAGTAAAACACTTAAAGATGCTACAAACGAAGCCATGCGAGACTGGATTAACAACCCGGTTGATACACACTACATTATAGGTTCTGTGGTAGGGCCTTATCCTTACCCGGAAATGGTAGCAAGGTTTCAGTCGATCATTTCATTGGAAACTAAGAAACAACTACTTGAGCAAACAGGTAAAGAATTGCCTGATTATGCTATCGCCTGTGTGGGGGGCGGAAGCAATGCAATGGGCATGTTCTATCATTTTCTGGATGATGAAGACGTAAAGCTGATCGCTGTTGAAGCGGCTGGCCGAGGTGTAGAAAGCGGACATTCTGCTGCTACTACGGCATTAGGCCGTGAAGGTGTATTACATGGTAGCCGAACCATTTTAATGCAAACGGATGATGGGCAGGTGGTTGAACCATACTCTATATCTGCAGGGTTGGATTATCCCGGCATTGGCCCCCAGCATGCGCATCTGCATAAAATACAACGTGCAAAATATGTAAGTATTACTGACGATGAAGCCATGAATGCAGGCTTATTGCTCTCTCAGTTAGAAGGCATTATCCCGGCTATAGAGTCGGCACATGCTTTTGCATACCTTGATAAAATGAAATTTAATCAGGATGATATTGTGGTGATCTGTCTTTCGGGCAGGGGAGATAAAGATCTTACCACATATATTAATCACTTTGGATTTTAA
- the trpA gene encoding tryptophan synthase subunit alpha, with amino-acid sequence MNRLNALFNTDKKDLLSVYFTAGYPEINTTLDIAEALEKAGADFLEIGFPYSDPVADGPTIQQSSQQALDNGMTLNVLFEQLKDLRHRLSIPVLLMGYANPVVQYGVERFCQKAAEVGVDGVIIPDLPMYEYESLYKDVFEKNGLSNIFLVTPQTSEERIRKIDGLSNSFIYLLSSASITGKALQVTDQTDTYFARIKAMQLKNPTVVGFGIADHKAFSKACQYNRGAIVGSAFVKMLTSTPNYLSKINEFVKKIKFS; translated from the coding sequence ATGAACCGCTTAAACGCATTATTCAACACCGATAAGAAAGATTTGCTTTCTGTTTATTTTACAGCAGGCTATCCCGAAATTAATACCACGCTTGATATAGCCGAAGCGCTTGAAAAAGCCGGTGCCGATTTTTTAGAAATAGGCTTCCCTTATTCAGATCCTGTAGCTGATGGCCCTACCATACAGCAAAGCTCTCAGCAGGCTTTAGATAACGGCATGACGCTGAACGTGCTTTTTGAACAGTTAAAAGATTTACGTCATCGTTTAAGTATCCCAGTATTGCTGATGGGTTATGCCAATCCTGTAGTACAATACGGCGTGGAGCGCTTTTGCCAAAAAGCGGCAGAAGTTGGTGTGGATGGTGTAATTATTCCCGATTTGCCAATGTATGAATACGAGTCCTTATACAAAGATGTGTTTGAAAAAAACGGGCTAAGTAATATCTTCCTGGTAACACCACAAACATCTGAAGAGCGTATCCGTAAAATTGACGGCTTAAGCAATAGCTTTATTTACTTGTTATCGTCTGCATCTATAACAGGCAAAGCGTTGCAGGTAACCGATCAGACTGATACCTACTTTGCTCGCATCAAAGCTATGCAATTAAAAAATCCAACAGTTGTTGGCTTTGGTATTGCAGATCATAAGGCATTCAGCAAGGCTTGCCAATATAACCGGGGGGCTATTGTAGGCAGTGCGTTTGTGAAAATGCTAACGTCAACGCCTAATTATCTCAGCAAGATCAATGAATTTGTTAAAAAAATAAAGTTTAGTTAG